One window from the genome of Rhodopseudomonas sp. P2A-2r encodes:
- a CDS encoding flavin reductase family protein: MTAAAAVDTRAFRHALGQFATGVAVITAQSADASPIGMTMSSFNSVSVDPPLILFSIDRRSSSLQAMTEATGYAVNILGRDQEHLSRTFSRSIGDRWDSVEHRPGHAAAPLIAGALAHFECAPYARYDGGDHVIFVGRVVEFSARPDNEPLIFFRGAYHGLPSQARGCDATASDANPT; this comes from the coding sequence ATGACAGCCGCCGCTGCAGTCGATACCCGCGCTTTTCGCCACGCGCTCGGCCAGTTCGCCACCGGCGTGGCGGTGATCACCGCGCAGTCGGCCGATGCCAGCCCGATCGGCATGACCATGAGCTCGTTCAATTCGGTGTCTGTCGATCCGCCTCTGATCCTGTTCTCCATCGACCGCAGGTCGTCGAGCCTGCAGGCCATGACCGAGGCCACGGGCTACGCGGTGAATATTCTCGGTCGCGACCAGGAGCACCTGTCGCGCACCTTCTCGCGGTCGATCGGCGACCGCTGGGACAGCGTCGAGCACAGGCCGGGCCACGCCGCCGCGCCATTGATTGCCGGCGCGCTGGCCCATTTCGAATGCGCGCCCTACGCCCGATACGACGGCGGCGACCACGTGATTTTCGTCGGCCGAGTGGTGGAGTTCTCCGCCCGTCCTGACAACGAACCGCTGATCTTTTTCCGCGGCGCCTATCACGGCCTGCCAAGTCAAGCCCGCGGCTGCGACGCAACCGCGTCCGATGCCAACCCGACATGA
- a CDS encoding 4-hydroxyphenylacetate 3-hydroxylase family protein, with protein MIKTGQQHIDSLRDGREIYLDGELVQDVTSHPAFRGVVASVGRMFDFQSAPENRELMTFETETGTRANRIWELPGSYAALTTRRKGLEAWTELHAGFMGRAPDHVASCISGMFMGLEVFEAYDKERAAALSDYYRYARDNDLYLTYVIINPQADRSKSAAEQADPFLSAGVVSRDAEGITVRGAKMLATGGIMANEVFVSCIQPLQPGDEKYAVSFAIPMNTKGLKILSRKSYEAAAPSVFDNPLASRFDENDAVLYFDDVKVPWSRVFIVDDIAMCQKQFHATPAHVYQNYQAMIRLTVKLRFLIGIAMRTAETNGVVGFPQVREMLGQLAAEVSMVEAFVLAMETKGTQRGAYFIPDRAMLYAAQVLTQQLYAKIIGTLRELAGGGMIMLPSSVKDFDNPELSRLIGKTQQSPAAGAIDKVKFYKLAWDAVGSEFASRHSQYEMFFAGATFVTKGHAFRTYDWKNAAGLLDKMLSGYDLADEVTPRSNPDTFPRAVA; from the coding sequence ATGATCAAGACTGGTCAACAGCATATCGACAGCCTGCGCGACGGTCGCGAGATCTATCTGGACGGCGAACTGGTGCAGGACGTCACTAGCCACCCGGCGTTTCGCGGCGTGGTGGCCTCGGTCGGCCGCATGTTCGACTTCCAGAGCGCGCCGGAAAATCGCGAGCTCATGACGTTCGAGACCGAGACCGGCACCCGCGCCAACCGCATCTGGGAACTGCCGGGCAGTTACGCGGCGCTGACCACCCGTCGCAAGGGGCTGGAGGCCTGGACGGAGCTGCATGCCGGCTTCATGGGGCGCGCGCCCGATCATGTCGCCTCGTGCATCTCCGGCATGTTCATGGGTCTCGAAGTGTTCGAGGCCTATGACAAGGAGCGTGCCGCGGCATTGTCCGACTATTACCGCTATGCCCGCGACAACGATCTCTATCTCACCTACGTCATCATTAACCCGCAGGCCGACCGCTCGAAGAGCGCGGCCGAGCAGGCGGACCCGTTCCTGTCGGCCGGCGTCGTGTCGCGCGACGCCGAGGGCATCACCGTTCGCGGCGCCAAGATGCTGGCGACCGGCGGCATCATGGCCAACGAGGTGTTCGTGAGCTGCATCCAGCCGCTGCAGCCGGGCGACGAGAAATATGCCGTCTCCTTCGCAATCCCGATGAACACCAAGGGCCTCAAGATCCTGTCGCGAAAGTCCTATGAGGCCGCGGCACCGTCGGTATTCGACAATCCGCTGGCGAGCCGCTTCGACGAGAACGATGCGGTGCTGTATTTCGACGATGTGAAGGTACCCTGGAGCAGGGTCTTCATCGTCGACGACATCGCCATGTGCCAGAAACAGTTCCATGCGACGCCAGCCCATGTCTATCAGAACTACCAGGCGATGATCCGGCTGACGGTGAAGCTGCGCTTCCTGATCGGCATCGCGATGCGGACCGCGGAGACCAACGGCGTCGTCGGCTTTCCGCAGGTGCGCGAGATGCTCGGCCAGCTGGCCGCCGAAGTCAGCATGGTCGAGGCCTTCGTGCTCGCCATGGAGACCAAGGGGACGCAGCGCGGCGCCTATTTCATTCCTGATCGGGCGATGCTCTACGCGGCGCAGGTGCTGACCCAGCAGCTCTACGCCAAGATTATCGGCACGCTGCGCGAACTCGCCGGTGGCGGCATGATCATGCTGCCGTCCTCGGTCAAGGACTTCGATAATCCCGAGCTTTCGCGGCTGATCGGCAAGACCCAGCAGTCGCCCGCGGCGGGGGCTATCGACAAGGTGAAGTTCTACAAGCTGGCCTGGGATGCGGTGGGATCCGAGTTTGCGTCCCGGCATTCGCAATACGAGATGTTCTTTGCCGGCGCGACCTTCGTGACCAAGGGACACGCCTTCCGCACCTATGACTGGAAAAACGCCGCGGGTCTGCTCGACAAGATGCTGTCGGGCTACGACCTCGCCGACGAAGTGACGCCCCGGAGCAATCCGGATACGTTTCCCCGCGCTGTCGCCT